A window of Flavobacterium psychrophilum genomic DNA:
CAACGTGGAAGGAGAACACCTGTTATGTCGAATCTGAAGGCAACGAATTCCAGGTAATTATTGATGCCGGTAACCTAAATGCTGTTGTTTATATTATGCTTCATGAAGCTACCCATGTTGTAGATGCTGTTTTGAACATAACGCCGCACACTAGTGATGTTGACGCGTTAGTAGCGCACACTCCTTTTACAGCGGATATTTGGATTGAAATCAACAAACCAAAAGAAAAAGCTACCAATGCGCTATTAGAAACTACTCGTTTTAGAAGTGGTAATCCTATAGCGATTTCATCTGCTACAGAAGTTTATGAAGCGCTTAATCAAACTCCGTTCGTGTCTTTATACAGTATGGCATCGTGGTATGAAGACCTGGCAGAAATACTAACCATTTACCATTTGACCCAAAATATGAAGCAACCTTTTAAAATATTGGTAAAGAAAAAAGGGGTAATAGTTTGCACCTATGAGCCTTTTACTAATAAACAGGTCGTGAAAAGGCAAAGTACGCTGGCGATGTTTTATGATTAATTAGGGTAATATAACATCTGGGAAATTTACCTGGTAGTTTGGGGTCAAGAAGCGGATTAAAAGTTAGGCTTAGGGAAAAATATACAATTAACTTGTCTAATCGTCCATTTCTGCGCGCGTTGGTTCTGCTCATCTTTGCAGTGTAAATAAATCATATCAATATTAACAATAATTAGAAAACAAAATGAAAACACTTATTTCAACATTGAGCCTTTTATGTATACTTATAATAAACCAAGCAGCATTCGCACAGTCAAAGAGAACTGCTGCATCTGCTGGAAGAATAGAGTATATTGAGGTTGAACCCAACGTTAAACTTCATGTTACTGATCTTGGTGAAGGCCAACCTATTGTACTTATACACGGATGGCCTTTAAATGATGCCATGTATGAATATCAATATCAGTATTTTGTACAAAAGGGCTTCCGGGTAATAGGTATATCACTAAGAGGATTTGGAAAATCTGACAGGCCATACGGTAAATATGATTTTGATGTCTTCTCGGACGATATAAAGGTTGTATTGGAAAAATTAAAAATTAATAACGCTGTACTCGGCGGCTTTTCTATGGGTGGAGCAGTTGTAATACATTACATGGCAAAATATAATGGTGCACACGTAAGTAAACTTGCGCTTTTTGGAGCTGCTGCACCATCATGGAAGCAGCGTGAAGATTTTCCTTACGGCGCTACGGATGAGGCTTCAGCTGGATTAATTCAAACTACAAGAACCAACAGACAACAGCTAATCGAAGATTTTGGCAAAGCTTTTGGAGCTTCAGAAAATTCAATTTCACCGGCAATGACACAGTGGTTAGCAAGTATAAACGCTGATGCTTCTCCTTATGCAACTACACAAGCCATAATTGCCTTAAGAGATCTTGATCTTCGTCCGGCATTATCAAAAATTAAGGTGCCTGTAGCTATCTTCCACGGAACAAAAGATAAATTATGTGATTTTGTATTCGCAGAACAGCTTCAAAAAGGAATTAAAAACTCCTATATCGTGAAGTTTGAAAAAAGTGGACATGCTTTATTTATAGAAGAAATGGAAAAATTCAATACTGAACTTGAAAAGTTTGCAAAAAGCTAAATTACTTTTTCGGCACCCTATCAGTTTAATCTAAACACTACATTACATAACCGGTCTTTTATAAAGGCCGGTTTTAATACAACAGTTACAATGAAACAACATATTTTTGATGTAAGCCTAAAAAAAATAGGTATGGTGCAGGTAGATAGGGAAAGCGTGGAGGTTATAAACTCTGATTCTTACAAATCATATATAAAAGTGTTGTATCTCGCTAAAGACTGTAAGGTTAAAGTTGATTTTAAAATGTATGTTACAGTCTGCTCTTCACTTTTTTTTATAAGCCCAAATCAGGTGCTGAATATTGAGGAGTTATCTGATGAACCCGGGCACCTTTTATTTTATAACCAGGATTTTTATTGTATACAGATTCATGATGATGAGGTAGCATGTGACGGACTGCTGTATAACAATATTCATAATATGCCAATGACCACAGTGCCTCAACTGGAGGCTGCATTTATTGATAATTTATTTATTCAGATCGAAAACGAATTTAGCCAGAAAGATTGCTCTCAAGAAGAAATGCTTCGTACCTATCTTAAACAAATTTTTATTAAATCTACAAGGTTATGGAAATTACAGCACTTTGATAGCGTTATGGCTCAGCAAAATAAAGATATTGAGTTTTTCAGACGTTTTACGCAGTTGGTTGAAGCAAATTATAAGGAAAAGCACAACGTTGCAGACTATGCAGATATTTTAGCTATCGCTCCAAAGACTTTAACTCACAAATTTAAGCGGATGAACCTACCTCAGCCTAACGAGATCATTAAGAGACGCATTATATTGGAGGCTAAGAGGCTTTTAGTTCATACCTCTAAAAGTGCCAAAGAAATCGCGTATGATTTAGGCTATGAAGATCCGGCTTATTTTAGCCGCTTTTTCTTTATAAAAACCGGCGAAACTCCTTTTGGGTTTAAAAGCAAATATCTTAGCAGCCAGGAAACTGAATCGGATAGCCTGCCATATTAAATATAATTACATTCCTGAAAATTAGTGCGCAAAGTTTATGGTTTATACGCTGCAACGCTCTTTACCTAAAAATTTAGAGTCAGTTAGATAACGGGTATAAAGTTCATTCTTCGATTTTTTCACATATGCATGCAACACAACCTAAACTGCCAGCAACCGATAAAAGTC
This region includes:
- a CDS encoding alpha/beta hydrolase — encoded protein: MKTLISTLSLLCILIINQAAFAQSKRTAASAGRIEYIEVEPNVKLHVTDLGEGQPIVLIHGWPLNDAMYEYQYQYFVQKGFRVIGISLRGFGKSDRPYGKYDFDVFSDDIKVVLEKLKINNAVLGGFSMGGAVVIHYMAKYNGAHVSKLALFGAAAPSWKQREDFPYGATDEASAGLIQTTRTNRQQLIEDFGKAFGASENSISPAMTQWLASINADASPYATTQAIIALRDLDLRPALSKIKVPVAIFHGTKDKLCDFVFAEQLQKGIKNSYIVKFEKSGHALFIEEMEKFNTELEKFAKS
- a CDS encoding AraC family transcriptional regulator gives rise to the protein MKQHIFDVSLKKIGMVQVDRESVEVINSDSYKSYIKVLYLAKDCKVKVDFKMYVTVCSSLFFISPNQVLNIEELSDEPGHLLFYNQDFYCIQIHDDEVACDGLLYNNIHNMPMTTVPQLEAAFIDNLFIQIENEFSQKDCSQEEMLRTYLKQIFIKSTRLWKLQHFDSVMAQQNKDIEFFRRFTQLVEANYKEKHNVADYADILAIAPKTLTHKFKRMNLPQPNEIIKRRIILEAKRLLVHTSKSAKEIAYDLGYEDPAYFSRFFFIKTGETPFGFKSKYLSSQETESDSLPY